From one Fimbriiglobus ruber genomic stretch:
- a CDS encoding redoxin family protein, translating to MILLLVLTGTLAGAARGSGPQAPRPVPPQQAGVGRLVPDLSATDVTGKPVKLSEVGKNRKAVVVALTSTSCPISQKYLPALARLEKAYGSKGVAFVYLNPAATDTPETIRKARDSSGVVGPYVHDKDGSLARAIGAESTGDVFVLDAKRTVIYRGAVDDQYGFGYSRDAATHTYLTDALDAVLAGTAVKIRATEAPGCALELGDATGGPITAITYHNRVSRIMQSYCVECHRAGGVGPFPLDTLAEVVAHKAMLRKAVDKGTMPPWHAAAAPKGTPSPWANDRSMTTADKADLFAWLSGGAAAGDPADAPLPRVFPTEWSIGTPDLVVQIPKPIAVKAEGTMPYQNVTVETNVDEDKWVQAVEVRPTARAVVHHVLVFKTQIGDTKQAGTLTRLLAARAEAEERRGFFAAYVPGSTFEVFPDGFAKKLPKGSKLRFQIHYTRTAPRPRTKCGSASSSPSGRPTTKSRCSASPTRRSRSRPAPKTIPKRLSSASRPT from the coding sequence ATGATACTGCTGCTGGTCCTGACCGGAACCCTGGCTGGTGCCGCCCGCGGCTCCGGCCCGCAAGCCCCCCGACCGGTGCCGCCTCAGCAAGCCGGCGTCGGCCGCCTCGTCCCGGACCTGTCTGCCACGGACGTGACGGGGAAGCCGGTCAAGCTATCCGAGGTGGGTAAAAACCGCAAAGCCGTCGTGGTCGCGCTCACGAGTACGAGTTGCCCGATCAGCCAGAAATACTTACCGGCCCTCGCCCGCCTGGAAAAAGCCTACGGGTCGAAGGGCGTCGCCTTCGTCTACCTCAACCCGGCCGCGACCGACACGCCCGAGACGATCCGCAAGGCGCGGGATAGCAGTGGCGTGGTCGGGCCTTACGTCCACGACAAGGACGGCTCGCTGGCCCGTGCGATCGGGGCCGAGTCGACCGGCGACGTGTTCGTCCTCGACGCGAAGCGGACCGTCATCTACCGCGGCGCGGTCGACGACCAGTACGGCTTCGGCTACTCCCGCGACGCGGCCACGCACACGTATTTGACGGACGCCCTGGACGCCGTCCTGGCCGGCACGGCGGTCAAGATCCGCGCGACCGAGGCTCCCGGGTGCGCGCTCGAACTCGGCGACGCGACCGGCGGCCCGATCACGGCGATCACGTACCACAACCGCGTCTCGCGGATCATGCAGAGCTACTGCGTCGAGTGCCACCGGGCCGGGGGCGTCGGGCCGTTCCCGCTCGACACGCTGGCCGAGGTCGTCGCCCACAAGGCGATGCTCCGCAAGGCCGTGGACAAGGGGACGATGCCGCCGTGGCACGCCGCCGCGGCTCCGAAGGGGACGCCGTCGCCGTGGGCCAACGACCGATCGATGACGACGGCGGACAAGGCCGACCTGTTCGCTTGGCTGAGCGGTGGGGCGGCCGCCGGCGACCCGGCCGACGCCCCGTTGCCGCGCGTCTTCCCGACCGAGTGGTCGATCGGCACGCCGGACCTCGTCGTCCAAATCCCGAAGCCGATCGCGGTCAAGGCTGAGGGCACGATGCCGTATCAGAATGTCACGGTCGAAACCAACGTGGACGAGGACAAGTGGGTTCAGGCAGTCGAGGTGCGGCCAACGGCCCGGGCGGTGGTCCACCACGTCCTCGTGTTCAAGACGCAGATCGGGGACACCAAACAGGCGGGCACGCTCACCCGGCTCCTGGCCGCCCGCGCGGAGGCCGAGGAGCGCCGCGGGTTTTTCGCGGCTTACGTCCCGGGCAGCACGTTCGAGGTCTTCCCGGACGGGTTCGCCAAGAAGCTGCCGAAGGGCTCGAAGCTACGGTTCCAGATCCACTACACCCGAACGGCACCGCGACCGAGGACCAAGTGCGGGTCGGCATCGTCTTCGCCAAGCGGCCGCCCGACAACGAAATCAAGGTGTTCGGCGTCGCCAACCCGAAGATCGCGATCCCGGCCGGCGCCGAAGACCATCCCGAAACGGCTGTCCTCCGCCTCCCGGCCGACGTGA